ATCGGTTCTTGTTGTATCGTGCTTGCTACAGAGGTCGTCGGTAAAAAATGGCGTGGGCAAGTAGGGCAATTCGGTTTCTTCTTCTTCACGTTAGGGTTTCTATCTCTACCACTCATGGGTTACTTGGAGAGAAAGTCATGGAGAAACCTTTACCGAATCACATCCCTTCTTCCTCTTGGATACGCTGTTTTTCTCTTGCCATTTGCCTATGAGTCCCCTCGATGGCTTCTTGTTAAAGGACGTAACAAAGAAGCCATGCTGGTCTTGAAGAAACTCGCGAGGCGCAATGGTAAACAACTTCCAGCTGACCTAAGCCTAGTCGATCCGATACAAGGACGAGATGATAGAGCTTCGTCGTCATCAGAGAAATTTTGGAGAACTAAGTGGGCAGTGAAGAGGATTGTAATGGTGATGATGGCTGGATTTGGCACTGGTTTTGTTTACTACGGTATTCAACTAAACGTTGAGAATCTCAACTTCAATCTCTACTTAACTGTTGCGGTCAATGCTTTGATGGAGTTTCCAGCGGTTTTCGTCGGAAGCTTCCTCTTAGGGGTCATGAACCGTCGTCCATTGTTCTCAATCTCATCATACCTAGCTGGAACCGCGTGCTTACTCTGCGCGGTTCTCTCGCTCCATCGTGTTGTACTACCTGCTACCAAATGGCTGCAGCTAGCTGTTGAGGCAGTTGGGTTCATGGCGTCCTCAACGGCCTACGATGTCCTATATGTCTATGGCGTCGAGCTGTTCCCAACAAACGTGAGGAACTTTGCAGTTTCGCTGTTGTGTCAAGCGTTCATGCTGGGAGCATCTGCAGCACCGTTGCTAGTTGCATTGGGACGAGAAAACGCTATGATGTCTTTCATTGTTATTGGCGCCGCGTCAATGTTGAGCGGTGTGGTGAGTCTCTGGCTAAAAGAAACTAGAAACGCTCCACTTTATGAAACACTAACGCAGCAGGGGAAGGCTGAAGAGATGGAGAACAAAACGGAATGTTCTTGATCACTAGTGATGTTCCTTTACAATATTTGTCCAATAATTGGAAAAAAAAATGTAACATATTTCAGTTTTTTCCATCAAGATGTATGAAACGTTGACTGATAATGTAAATAATCAGAACCAAGAATCCGACAGACTATGTTTTAAGGATTGATTGAAGAGACAGGGCATAGAATGGAACTCACATTTAACAGATGGTAAGCAAAAAGCGACAGAACATAGAATGGGGTGTGCTGGTGAGCTCTTCCTTCTCTAAGAAGCAGCAGCTTTGGGCTGAGAAGCTTCTTCAGCAGCAGGTGTCTCGAAAGTATCTCCCACTACAAGTTCCGGGACATCATCATCGTCCTCTTCTTGGATAGTTGCTGGAACATCAGCTCCACCTGGTGCTTGTTTCTGGAACTGCTCTGCTAGCTTCTTCAGGTTGTGTAAGTTATCAGGTCCTAAGATAAACAGAGTAAGAGAAATCAGTTAATGTCAAGCGATCACTAGTTTGGAAAAAGGACTTGGAGAGGGTAAACACATACCAAGTTGGCTGATAATCTGAGGAAGTATGTCTTGCAATTCTGCAGGAAAATGTAGATTTTGATTTTAGAATTACAAATAAGCCGAGGAGAGTATTGGACAATGGTAGATACAACACTTACTTTTGGTCTGTGGTGTACCACTCACAGCCCATGTGTTAGCAGCACTCGAAGCTTGAACTGTAATATCAACATCAATAAAAAAGGCTTTAACCAAATGCTGAGATTTTATAATTAAACGAAGAGAAAAAAGTTTTGGAAATTTACCCTTAGGGTTAATGAACTGAATGACTACATCATCTTTAAAGATGTTAACTTCTTCAATGCCGGGAATAGAGTTAACTCCAACTCTCTTAAGAGTGCTCTGGAGCTTCTTGTCATCGGTCGTGTTCGTCTTGTGAACAGCCTTCTTCTTTCTATAAATGAGAAAACAAAAAAAAAAAAACAGTTTAGCTAAACAATAATTAATAACATTGCCTAATGATTAAAAGAAGAAGAGAGACTTTGGATAGATGACTACCTTCTTACTGTCCCTTTACCGCCAGTGCGGACAGTGTTAGCCATCTTCATCAACTTCTCCCTATTCATCTGATTGTGCAATGAACCCAAAAAGAAAAAAACCCATTTAATCCCAAAAGGTATCAATATCTACTCTTGACTGAATCAATTAGACATACATACAGTAACTAATCACAAATCTATAACCTTTCAACCCAAAATGTACCTAAGAAGTATAAGGGAACACATTAATATATACAACTGACTGAATAAAATAGGCATACACAGACGGTAACTAATAAAAAAAACTACATTTCATCCCAAAATGTTTCTAAGAAGTTCGTTACACTCAGTAACTAATCACAAAGCTATGACCTTTAATCCCAAAATGTTTTTTTTTTTTTAAAGGTATCTAAGAAGTTTGAGGAAACGCATAAATATCTAAGCTATGATTAAGAAACATGGCAGAGGGAAGAACAAATCTCGTGTTATGCAATATGTACCATGACCTTAACCTTAAGTATCAATTTTTACAAGCGATTAAGTCTTTATTACTACTTGAACAGACAAAGACACTACTTTTATAATACTCACTTGACAAAGACAGTATGTTGAATCAATGAAGACATGAAACTGATCTTGACCACTTCAGCACTAAAGAAGCAATCGAAAGGAAGAAGAAGTGAAGAGTGGTGTACCTTGTTATTCGATTTATAGGGTTCTTCCTTGGTCCAAAGGGTATAAGAAGAAGAAGATAAGAGATAGACAGACAGATCCAAACGGCGATGGAGGGTTTTGCGATTCCTTGGCGGATTTCGCCTGTACAACGAATACAATTTAATCATATATATAACACATAACATCCAACGGTCAGTATATCACGTTCCTTAATCACACTCTCCTTCTCTACCGTTCGATATCGCTATAGGCCGCGATATATTTATTTGTACTATGGGCCTTAGGCCCATTTCATCTCCAAATTCTCTAAATGCGCAATTACTGGAACTCGTTGATTAAGCAGCACAGTAACTGAAACAATTATAGAGTTCCGGAACATCAAATTTCATGTCATAAAGAAGAAGCAAAATTGGTCGAACTTTAGTCATTGATTAAAAGATTCATTAGAGGTATGAAGTTCAAGTTCCATACAATACAACTATTATTAGTTATATAGTTTAATGATAGAAAATTTACATACCTGAAATTTGATTTTGATCTCTATAATGCAATTTAGTGTGACGCAAATTAAACTATTAGACGATATAATCATCGTTATAAAATCATGGGTATTAC
This genomic interval from Brassica oleracea var. oleracea cultivar TO1000 chromosome C2, BOL, whole genome shotgun sequence contains the following:
- the LOC106322453 gene encoding organic cation/carnitine transporter 1-like; the protein is MKPTEQKTPKLVETSPNISTDSSASEKGEATSQQQSNNGYALTVDEVIEQHIGVLGFAQIVHALLVSIAWTFDAQSTLISIFSDAKPAARLLTTGAIVEGSMLCGLSTGEWEWVGGKSDTIISEWNLICEHKFLVALPSTLFFIGSLFGSGAYGYLADSWFGRKKTLLISCLLTFVTALAISFSPNIWVYAFLRFANGFFKSGIGSCCIVLATEVVGKKWRGQVGQFGFFFFTLGFLSLPLMGYLERKSWRNLYRITSLLPLGYAVFLLPFAYESPRWLLVKGRNKEAMLVLKKLARRNGKQLPADLSLVDPIQGRDDRASSSSEKFWRTKWAVKRIVMVMMAGFGTGFVYYGIQLNVENLNFNLYLTVAVNALMEFPAVFVGSFLLGVMNRRPLFSISSYLAGTACLLCAVLSLHRVVLPATKWLQLAVEAVGFMASSTAYDVLYVYGVELFPTNVRNFAVSLLCQAFMLGASAAPLLVALGRENAMMSFIVIGAASMLSGVVSLWLKETRNAPLYETLTQQGKAEEMENKTECS
- the LOC106322454 gene encoding transcription factor BTF3 homolog 4-like, producing MNREKLMKMANTVRTGGKGTVRRKKKAVHKTNTTDDKKLQSTLKRVGVNSIPGIEEVNIFKDDVVIQFINPKVQASSAANTWAVSGTPQTKKLQDILPQIISQLGPDNLHNLKKLAEQFQKQAPGGADVPATIQEEDDDDVPELVVGDTFETPAAEEASQPKAAAS